In Nostoc piscinale CENA21, the genomic stretch TATGTCAACGTAATAAAGACGCAAACGGACAACCACTGCTGCTTAAATTAGCCGATTTTGGTTTAGGCTTGCTTGGCAAAAAGCGGCGGAAAAAACCTAATAAAGTTTGTTTCCCCGCATTAGCAGCTGGTTTTCCTTCTGGGGTTGGCTGCTGTTGAATAGTAGTTCCCATTTTGCCGCCAGAAGTTAATTGATTGAGAAATTTTCCATTATCGTAATAGTGTTCCAAAGACAGAATTTTGCAGTTTTCCGTCACTTTAACAACACTCATTCCTACTACTTCAATCATCTGCTCAGTTGGGACATAATCTTTAAAATTACCGCGGAAATGTCCCCAGTGTCGCCATTTAAAAGCAATGGTAGGGGGTGCAGAATAAACTTCTAATACTTCCCACAAAAATCCATCAGGGAAGGCATTATGAAATAGCTGAGTAGAAGATTCAAAATCTTCTTGAGTAGCTTGATAGTGTTGGGTATTACCAATCAAAAGTTTGTAAGTACCTGCCTGAACTAAATCCTCTAATTTATAGCTATTACCGCCATTGGTACTCATGCGAAATTTATCTTGAACTACAGACAACCACTCTTGAGGATTTGTTTTGAAATTAGCTTCAATGTCGAAAGTTCTTACTAAATTCTGGACAAGTTTTTCCAGGGAATTTGCTGGATGATTGCACAGACTTTCCTTAGCTAAATTTTCATTAGAGCGAGTGTAATCTGGTTGTTCACCATAACGCCATGTTGCCTGAGTATTGTATTTAAGTACGATGTCTCGCTCTTGTACCCAAAGTGGCAGATTTTCAATGTTAATTTCAGTCATAAATACCTCTGCTCAAAAATTACCAACAAGAACTTGTAAATCCTGATATTTAGCGAGTTGCAGAGATATCCCCGAAGTGCGATCGCCACAAGTTTACAGCTTTTTGAGCAGATTTTATGAATAATTAACTACTGAAGCTAACTCAGAAATTTGTTGAATTTAAGCGACTAAAGCAGCTAGTAAAAATAAA encodes the following:
- a CDS encoding SnoaL-like polyketide cyclase translates to MTEINIENLPLWVQERDIVLKYNTQATWRYGEQPDYTRSNENLAKESLCNHPANSLEKLVQNLVRTFDIEANFKTNPQEWLSVVQDKFRMSTNGGNSYKLEDLVQAGTYKLLIGNTQHYQATQEDFESSTQLFHNAFPDGFLWEVLEVYSAPPTIAFKWRHWGHFRGNFKDYVPTEQMIEVVGMSVVKVTENCKILSLEHYYDNGKFLNQLTSGGKMGTTIQQQPTPEGKPAANAGKQTLLGFFRRFLPSKPKPKSANLSSSGCPFASLLR